A genomic stretch from Mycosarcoma maydis chromosome 3, whole genome shotgun sequence includes:
- a CDS encoding uncharacterized protein (related to multidrug resistance proteins) produces the protein MAPTQSERTPLLAGQQPRTSSTSRARPSFGASIGRPDLTAEEEDAIAQESAFSAIQGAAHGVDPNSSAFVPLDQSHFSIAGVPPAVEEEPEEPPLRADIWVIMGAMWIGSFLAALDGTIVATILSAVGSEFRVSKEVGWLGTSYLLTQTAFQPLYGRASDIFGRKPATLFASAIFLLGSLLCGLSQTFWQLCAARALAGIGGGGLTTMSTLVTSDLVSLKSRGTWQGLGNLVYATGAALGGPLGGALADGGLGWRWAFLVQVPLCVVHFAVVSWKIDIPAGPGSMIEKIKRIDALGSLSLVTSVTLILVGLSLGGNEREWSDKLVLGSLISGGVALVVFVLIERFVAREPLMPMAVLFNRTPGFVSIACWFITMSQFGIIFNVPNYFENVEQTTKQYAGLHLIPNAIIASTCSLGSGLIMARTGRYRKMLLLGGLAGFVGPLMMCFWFRGTSEAFYWLSMPWGGAAYGSTLTITLVALIASVDPKDMAAATGVTYLFRATGSVLGISLSSAILQNSLQKNLEKTDIPHKIIQLIRQDVSTIKTLSKPLRVAAIGAYEQSMHTVFIAIAAAGLFAFLALFFIEERDLPGKKPAVAAPARR, from the coding sequence ATGGCCCCCACGCAATCTGAGCGTACCCCGCTGCTCGCGGGACAGCAGCCGCGAACCTCGTCAACCTCgcgagctcgtccaagctTCGGCGCCAGCATTGGTCGTCCTGACCTCACTGCtgaagaggaagatgcTATCGCACAAGAGTCGGCGTTCAGCGCCATCCAGGGCGCCGCCCATGGTGTTGACCCCAATTCGTCTGCCTTTGTTCCCTTGGACCAGAGCCACTTCTCCATCGCTGGCGTTCCGCCTGCCGTCGAGGAAGAGCCCGAAGAGCCTCCTCTGCGCGCTGATATCTGGGTCATCATGGGCGCCATGTGGATCGGATCTTTTTTGGCTGCGCTTGACGGTACCATTGTCGCTACCATCCTCTCGGCTGTCGGCTCCGAGTTCCGCGTGAGCAAGGAGGTAGGATGGTTGGGTACCAGCTATCTGCTTACCCAAACTGCTTTCCAGCCTCTGTACGGTCGTGCGTCTGACATTTTCGGTCGTAAGCCGGCTACTCTCTTTGCTTCGgccatcttcctcctcggctCGCTTCTCTGCGGTCTCAGCCAGACTTTCTGGCAGCTCTGCGCCGCACGTGCCCTCGCCGGcatcggtggtggtggacTGACTACCATGTCCACCCTGGTCACCAGCGACCTTGTCAGCCTTAAATCGCGAGGCACGTGGCAGGGCCTGGGTAACCTTGTCTACGCCACCGGTGCTGCCCTCGGTGGTCCGCTCGGTGGTGCTCTCGCCGATGGCGGTCTCGGCTGGCGTTGGGCATTCCTCGTCCAGGTGCCCTTGTGCGTCGTTCACTTTGCTGTCGTTTCGTGGAAGATCGACATCCCCGCAGGCCCCGGTAGCATGATTGAGAAGATCAAGCGTATCGACGCTCTCGGTTCGCTTTCGCTCGTCACCTCGGTCACTCTGATCCTCGTTGGTCTCAGCCTGGGAGGCAACGAACGCGAGTGGTCTGacaagctcgtcctcggctCTCTGATTAGTGGTGGTGTTGCACTCGTGGTCTTTGTGCTCATCGAGAGGTTCGTCGCTCGTGAGCCCCTGATGCCCATGGCCGTCCTTTTCAACCGCACGCCTGGCTTCGTTTCCATTGCTTGCTGGTTCATCACCATGTCGCAGTTCGGCATCATCTTCAACGTGCCCAACTATTTTGAGAACGTGGAGCAGACCACCAAACAGTATGCGGGTCTTCACCTGATCCCCAACGCCATCATTGCTTCCACGTGCAGTCTGGGCAGTGGTCTCATCATGGCTCGTACGGGACGATACCgcaagatgctgctgctcggcggTCTCGCCGGTTTTGTTGGCCCACTCATGATGTGCTTCTGGTTCCGCGGAACCTCGGAGGCGTTCTACTGGCTCAGTATGCCCTGGGGTGGTGCCGCGTACGGCTCTACCCTAACCATCACCTTGGTTGCACTGATTGCTTCGGTCGACCCCAAGGATATGGCCGCTGCTACGGGCGTAACTTACCTCTTCCGTGCCACCGGTTCGGTTTTGGGTatctcgctctcgagcGCCATCCTGCAGAACAGCTTGCAGAAGAACCTGGAAAAGACCGACATCCCTCACAAGATCATCCAGCTCATCCGCCAGGACGTCAGCACCATCAAGACACTCAGCAAGCCGTTGCGCGTCGCTGCCATTGGCGCCTACGAGCAGTCGATGCACACCGTCTTTATcgccattgctgctgccggcCTGTTCGCTTTCCTCGCTCTGTTCTTCATCGAGGAGCGTGATCTTCCTGGCAAGAAGccggctgttgctgctcctgcGCGTCGCTAA
- a CDS encoding uncharacterized protein (related to INP54 - Phosphatidylinositol 4,5-bisphosphate 5-phosphatase), translating to MSANGLRVQIASYNANLAGAETTRHDLTPWLIPTAEQKQVVPVSSQPLTNRKVLQADVYKSTNPRALSTHPSLPREAPDFYAVGFQELIPLHTGLSGTGATALYNTDLDIRRTIRPHQAVVSGSGLYASLDEGGGPEGYPLLCRVDLVGIALFVYARERPAFSISQAASKSAKSAAHRVKEIRTATVGTGIAGVMGNKGAVGARVVVAAADGKGPDEVLTFVSAHLAAHDHNVPRRNKDWQQIVQRMVFDPSSVQRLPVLQDANQKPLQPSDMDALKEQHAKVTSDKISSKIKPLDKKSYTVYDTTHLFVFGDLNHRVALGKSYITGEKSSSELTKETLAKALEVGDWSLLADHDQLSHQRLAEPPKAFHGLTELSIAETGIPPTYKYVVSRPSKKTKKKNAGVTSEALEGQTLSKKRIPGWTDRILWASAPAKEDNDRHGVEVEFYRSIMQYTHSDHKPITALLRLPPNSPSSASLSSLNPFEPLASSQRIVLSTSGVVLDRLIGYIWSLLLLAGGGSLAGGLIEVFVIGVITAWWFSQSRS from the coding sequence ATGAGCGCAAACGGCTTGAGGGTGCAGATTGCATCCTACAACGCGAACCTGGCTGGCGCCGAGACCACCCGCCACGATCTGACACCGTGGCTCATTCCCACGgccgagcagaagcaagtAGTGCCCGTATCATCTCAGCCCCTGACTAACAGGAAGGTACTCCAAGCCGATGTATACAAATCTACGAACCCTAGAGCGCTTTCCACCCATCCGTCGCTGCCGCGCGAAGCACCGGACTTCTACGCAGTGGGCTTTCAGGAGCTCATCCCACTTCATACCGGTCTATCTGGAACGGGTGCCACGGCGCTCTACAATACGGATCTCGATATTCGCCGAACTATTCGACCTCACCAAGCCGTCGTCTCTGGCTCCGGGCTATATGCCAGTTTGGACGAAGGGGGCGGTCCCGAAGGCTACCCCCTGTTGTGCAGGGTCGACCTTGTTGGTATCGCTCTCTTCGTGTACGCTCGTGAACGACCTGCTTTTTCGATCTCGCAGGCAGCCTCGAAAAGCGCAAAGAGTGCGGCGCATCGAGTCAAGGAGATACGCACCGCCACAGTTGGCACTGGTATTGCAGGAGTTATGGGAAACAAGGGTGCTGTAGGTGCCCgtgtcgtcgttgctgcagcagacGGGAAAGGACCTGATGAAGTTCTGACGTTTGTCAGTGCTCATCTAGCGGCTCACGACCATAATGTGCCGCGACGAAACAAGGACTGGCAGCAGATTGTTCAACGGATGGTGTTCGACCCCTCTAGCGTGCAAAGGCTACCTGTTCTTCAAGACGCCAATCAAAAACCATTGCAACCCAGCGATATGGATGCACTCAAAGAGCAACACGCAAAAGTCACCTCCGACAAGATTTCCAGCAAGATCAAGCCTCTCGACAAAAAGAGCTACACGGTGTACGACACAACTCATCTCTTTGTGTTTGGAGACCTCAACCATCGTGTTGCCTTGGGAAAGAGTTACATCACGGGTGAGAAGTCATCTTCCGAACTCACAAAGGAGACACTGGCTAAGGCTCTCGAGGTAGGAGATTGGTCGCTGCTCGCAGATCACGACCAACTCAGTCACCAGCGCTTGGCCGAGCCGCCGAAGGCCTTCCACGGCCTCACCGAGCTTTCCATTGCCGAAACAGGCATACCTCCCACCTATAAGTACGTCGTCTCGAGACCTAGCAAGAAGACCAAAAAGAAGAACGCTGGTGTTACGTCGGAAGCACTTGAGGGACAGACGCTCAGCAAGAAGCGTATTCCAGGTTGGACTGATCGCATCCTTTGGGCCTCAGCGCCCGCAAAGGAGGACAACGATCGACACGGTGTCGAGGTCGAATTCTATCGCAGCATCATGCAGTACACCCATTCGGATCACAAACCCATCActgcgttgctgcgtcTTCCGCCTAACAGCCCTTCTTCGGCGTCGCTTTCATCCTTGAACCCCTTCGAGCCGCTCGCCTCTTCCCAACGTATTGTGCTCTCCACAAGTGGAGTAGTGCTCGATAGACTCATTGGATACATCTGgagcctgctgctgttaGCAGGCGGAGGAAGTCTGGCTGGAGGTCTCATCGAGGTGTTTGTTATCGGCGTCATTACTGCTTGGTGGTTCTCTCAGTCCAGGTCGTAG
- a CDS encoding uncharacterized protein (related to Oxidoreductase, short-chain dehydrogenase) → MPLFKSSDIPDLTGRVAIVTGGNSGLGEVSCLELARNGAKVYMASRTESKAQEAIQKIKQAIPKADIHFLQLNLTELAAVRKAAEDFLSREQRLDILLNNAGVMATPYTFTKDGIELQVGTNVVGHYLFTMLLLPTLYKTSKLPEYSAPDSPSVRIVQVSSLGHVASPSDTSFKDLEAVNKQHWPEVKGTWDRYGKSKLGNILIANELSKLLPKDARITSLSIHPGVVRTGLLRGPNESYGKIIGSVNSLLSRFFTAAEDGALTQLYACTSPEVDRLNLNGAYLVPVAKLGQKSKLAQDTDGRLGQELFSFCNSFIKEKLDLDLPAHLKEIGVQLPQSHL, encoded by the exons ATGCCTTTGTTTAAATCATCCGATATACCCGACTTGACTGGCCGTGTCGCTATCGTCACCGGTGGTAACAGTGGCCTTGGAGA GGTCTCGTGCCTCGAACTTGCGCGCAACGGTGCCAAGGTCTACATGGCTTCTCGTACCGAGTCCAAGGCACAGGAGGCCATCCAGAAGATCAAGCAGGCCATACCAAAGGCCGACATCCACTTCTTGCAGCTCAATCTGACCGAGCTCGCAGCAGTCCGTAAAGCTGCCGAGGACTTTTTGTCGCGCGAACAGCGCCTCGACATTCTCCTCAACAACGCCGGTGTCATGGCCACTCCTTACACCTTTACCAAGgatggcatcgagctcCAGGTAGGAACAAACGTTGTGGGTCACTACCTTTTCACCATGCTACTCTTGCCTACGCTGTACAAGACGTCCAAGCTGCCCGAATATTCTGCGCCTGACTCGCCCTCCGTTCGCATCGTCCAGGTCTCCAGCTTGGGCCATGTTGCCTCTCCCTCCGACACGAGCTTCAAGGATCTCGAAGCGGTCAACAAGCAACACTGGCCTGAAGTTAAGGGCACCTGGGATCGGTACGGCAAGAGCAAGTTGGGCAACATCCTGATTGCCAACGAGCTCTCCAAACTTTTGCCGAAGGACGCTCGCATTACCAGCCTTTCCATTCATCCTGGTGTCGTGCGAACGGGACTCTTGCGTGGTCCCAATGAATCGTACGGCAAGATCATTGGCAGTGTGAACTCACTCTTGAGTCGCTTCTTCACCGCTGCCGAGGATGGAGCTTTGACCCAGCTCTATGCCTGCACTTCACCCGAGGTGGATCGACTCAACCTCAACGGAGCTTACCTCGTACCTGTTGCCAAGTTGGGTCAGAAGAGCAAGCTGGCTCAGGACACCGACGGCAGACTCGGCCAAGAGTTGTTCAGCTTCTGCAACAGCTTTATAAAGGAAAAACTCGACCTGGATCTGCCGGCTCATCTCAAAGAAATTGGCGTTCAACTTCCTCAGAGCCACCTCTAA
- a CDS encoding putative Alcohol dehydrogenase produces MSGTHKFYTLPEPSARNGFSSLKLKEGPIPKPEANEVLIKVHAVSLNYRDLIIAKNGYPLHLKQGELIPASDGAGEVVSVGEKVTQWKQGDRVAGIFTQAHQHGSTPDKEEVKTALGGSIDGMLAQYVALSETGIVRIPSHLSYEEAATLPCAALTAYNALYGIPTQQLRAGDTVVAQGTGGVSIFALQLAVAAGAKVVITSSSDDKLQKAISLIPQAQRHLVTTVNYKTNPDWDKVALDVTNGVGVDHIVEVGGPGTLEKAFNSIKRGGVISTIGFVAQGDAPNVAYLALTTGAHFKGILVGSRDQFEHMNRIFQTHNIKPLVDKVFPFENAQDAYEYQWSQAHVGKVVISVS; encoded by the coding sequence ATGAGCGGTACACACAAGTTCTACACGCTCCCGGAGCCTTCTGCTCGCAACGGATTCTCGTCGCTGAAGCTCAAGGAGGGACCCATCCCGAAGCCTGAGGCGAACGAAGTTCTGATCAAGGTGCACGCGGTTTCGCTCAACTATCGCGATCTGATCATCGCCAAGAATGGGTATCCTCTGCACCTCAAGCAAGGCGAGCTGATTCCAGCTTCGGACGGAGCTGGTGAGGTGGTTTCGGTGGGCGAAAAGGTGACCCAGTGGAAACAAGGTGATCGTGTGGCTGGTATCTTTACACAGGCACACCAGCATGGTTCGACACCGGACAAGGAAGAGGTCAAGACGGCTCTCGGCGGTAGCATTGATGGTATGCTTGCTCAGTACGTCGCTTTGTCCGAGACCGGAATCGTGCGCATTCCTTCGCACCTTTCTTACGAGGAAGCTGCCACGCTGCCGTGCGCTGCTCTGACCGCCTACAATGCTCTGTATGGGATTCCcacacagcagctgcgcgCTGGCGATACTGTGGTCGCTCAAGGCACCGGTGGTGTTAGCATCTTTGCGCTCCAGCTCGCGGTAGCTGCGGGCGCCAAGGTAGTCATcacctcgtcatcggacGACAAGCTCCAGAAAGCGATTTCTCTCATCCCGCAAGCCCAGCGTCACCTCGTCACCACGGTCAACTACAAGACGAATCCAGACTGGGACAAGGTCGCCCTCGACGTAACCAACGGAGTCGGCGTCGACCACATCGTCGAAGTGGGCGGACCAGGCACCCTTGAAAAGGCATTCAATTCAATCAAGCGCGGCGGCGTGATTTCTACGATCGGCTTCGTCGCCCAAGGCGACGCTCCCAATGTCGCCTACCTCGCGCTCACCACCGGCGCCCACTTCAAAGGCATCCTCGTAGGCTCGCGAGACCAGTTCGAACACATGAATCGCATTTTCCAAACTCACAACATCAAACCCCTCGTCGACAAAGTCTTCCCCTTCGAAAACGCCCAAGACGCCTACGAATACCAGTGGAGCCAGGCGCACGTCGGCAAAGTCGTTATCAGCGTCTCGTAA